CCAATCCTGGCCTGAAGCGGCTGAGTTAGAAGACCGATGGATAGGGTTGCAAGGATTAATAGGCGCATGGTTTTCCTCCTTATTGTGGGGGTTTAAGCATTTTTATTAGCCCTTATAAGGCATGATAACATGAGAGACATAGATTTGCCAAATAAAAATAGTCATGATGCCTGAACTTGAGAAATGGTGCTAAAATCCTCGTGCGTCTGGCTGTATATAAATTTTTTGACTTATGCGTTCTGTATGTTATCATGCGTCAGACATAAACCACAACCCATCAGGAGATTTGACTATGAGTAGCAAAGTTGCAATTGTCACTGGCGCGGGTAGCGGGATTGGGAAATATACCACGCTTGCCTTTTTGGATGCGGGATATTCTGTGACTCTGGCAGGACGACGGGAAGATCCCTTAAAAGCCACGGTAAGTGAAGCGGGTGTAGATGATTCAAAAACGCTTGTTGTGCCGACAGATGTTGGCGATCCAGCGTCTGTGGAAAATCTTTTTGCACGGACAAAAGAGAAATTTGGACGCCTGGATGTGCTTTTCAACAATGCGGGTGTGGGCGCACCCGGCGTCAATCTCGAGGATTTGACTTTTGAGCAATGGCAAACGGTCGTCAATACCAATTTAACGGGTGTTTTTCTGTGTACTCAGGAGGCATTTAAGATTATGAAAGACCAGACGCCCCGGGGCGGGAGGATCATTAATAATGGATCGATATCGGCGCATGTCCCCCGTCCAAATTCTGCGCCTTATACGGCGACCAAACACGCGGTGTCCGGTTTGACCAAATCCGCCTCGCTCGATGGGCGGAAATACGATATCGCCTGTGGGCAAATCGATATTGGCAATGCAGCGACCGATATGACCGAGCGCATGAAAAGAGGGGTTCCGCAAGCCAATGGATCTACTCTGGTAGAGCCTACGATGGATGTCAGGGGCGTCGCGCAAGCCGTGCTCAATATGGCGAGCCTTCCCTTAGATGCAAATGTTCAATTTATGACGATTATGGCGACCAAGATGCCTTATATTGGTCGCGGGTAAAAAAAAGACCGGACGCTTTGTCCGGTCTTTTTAGTTTAGGCTATGGGAGAGGGGTTACATCCCCAGCATGTATGAGACTTTTATGAGAACGGCCCGGTTTCTTTCGCCCCATTCGCGCAGGGGATCCCGGTCATCCAGGTTATGGCCGTAAGTGACGTCAAAGCCCTGGTCATAAACAAAGTAGATATCGCTGCCGGGGCGGAAGCGGTAATTCAGCAATACGTTTACGCTGGCCTGTTCTCGGTCATTATTCCACTGGGCGAATAGTTTGACATAAAAGTCCGTGGAAAATGAATAGATCAAGCGGTTGCTCAATATCTGAATATTGAAGTTGCCCTGGGGTAAGCGCAGCCAGTTGACTTCGTAGTCGGTTTCAAGCGAAAGTTTTCCAGAAGGCGTGAAGGTATTTTCGAGTGAAAGTTTATATCGCTTGCCCGTGTAATAGTTGCCGATTTCAATGTCGAATTCGGGGCGGACTTTTCGCGAGCGACTCGGATAGGGACCGGTTCTGAATTTCGTAAAATTGTATGTGCCGTGTGGAATAATTATATCTGGTCGTTTTTTGGATGGCTTGAACGTGCGCTCGACCACGTCGTGTGTTCTCGCAAATTCTACCCGATACCAGTCTCCAGCGTTGAACCGCGTGTAAGTAGATACCTGCAAATCCCAGAATTTGATTTTATTTATTGGGTCACTGGGATCTGTAAAGAGCCGAAACCTCGGTCCCGTGGATATATAGCGAATGAGATTCGTGTTGGCGGGTATGCGCGCTCTGAATTGTGCCTCGTATCGCCGAAGCCTCTGCAACCCAGCGCGGCGGTTGACAAATCCGGCTTTGGGTAGAAAATGCTCTCCAATATCGACGTATTTTAGCGTGCTGGAATAAATACCCCCCGAATAGGTGGCCTGTAAAAATCCCGCGGCCCCTGTCGGCGCATCTTCAGCAGAATCCCAGGTTTTCGCGTAAAATCCCTGAAAATTGAGGGCATTGGATGGCGAAAAACTGAAATCAAGCCCGGCAGCGCGGTTGTACTGGTCCCAACCTGAGCCAGGAATAGGGGTTTGTTTGTTCACAACAATCGCACCGATATTTGACCGCGCCATCACGTCGTGTTTCAGGCGCAAGACCGAGAAATTGCTGCGTTGAACAAATGTATCATCCTGAAGCGTTTTGGAATCCGTCAATACATTCAATGCACCAATGCTCGTCTTGCCGGCTTTGCCCGCCAGTTTGCTGCCCAGGAGAATGGGTACGGGTTCCCCCGATTCCAGGCCGATTCGGCGGCTGTAAAACAAGATCGTGGGCGGGCGGCTGTCCCCTCCGCGTCTCGTGGCGGCTTCGCCAAAATCAAAGAGGGTGGATCCCTCCAGGAAGAATTCGCGCTTTTCGGGGAAGAATTGCGAGAATTGCGTCAGGTTTACTTCCTCCTGATCTCCTTCAACCTGGGCAAAATCGGTATTGTAAGACAGGTCCAGTATCATGTTGGGCGTGAGGCCATACCGCAGATCTACACCGGATTCAAAAGTTTCTTGTACAGATGGGTCTTCTGCCTGCAAATCTCTTACAGCACCGGGCAATACATAGGGTTTAATCTGAAATACGCGGCGGGTTTTTAAGGATTTTAGTCCTCTGAGTTCTGCGAGGTCTGTGGTGCGATAGCGCTGCGTTGGTGATGTCGATCTTTGTCCGATCATCAGTGCTGTCGATTCGGTTTTGCGGGCGATAAATCGCGCCAGGTTAATGCCCCATACCGCATCATCTTCGTCCTTAAATCTCAGTTGATCAAATGGTATCGCCACCTCAACCGACCACCCTTTATCGTCCCGGTGGCCTTTGGCTTCCCAGATACAATCCCAATCGTCGTTGTAGGTGCGGCCTTCCCGCGATAGGATCAGATCGCGCTTTGCGCCCAGGGAGTTGACGAAGAAGAATGCGCCGGTCTGACGGTCGTTATAAGTGTCCAGAAGAATTTGTACATTGTCATCGCCCCACAATTGCGAATCGCGCCGCATGTTATTTGCCACGATTTTGTGTGGCTCAGAATCAAAACATTCAAATCCAAAATAGATTTTTCTCTGGTCGTAAACGATACGGGCTGTTGTGCGTTCGGTGCTCGGTACCCAGTAGCCCGGGTCGCGCTGGACAAATCCCTCGATGGGTTTTGCATTTTGCCACGCAGGGTCGTCCAAACGTCCGTCCATTTTGGGACCTTTATCGACGCGGGTGGCGTAAACAGCGCGCGGTGCATCGTCAGAAGTCTGCGTGGTGACAACGCGAATGCGATCCGCTACCTTTACGGGTGAGCCGTTTTCTTCGACTACGCGAGCTACGAGTACGTCGTCGTCGAGTTTTTTGATGACCTGAAGCGTTGACCCATTGTCCATCTGCAATTGGCTGCCCAGGGATGCCGCTCCGTTGAGTCCAGATACATAAGCGAGATCGCCCGTGATTTCTTTTACTATACCGGCTGTATCATCACTTTCAGCCGGTCGCGCGCAAATCGCTATACAGATAAGCCCAAGCAAGCACGCTCTGATCATATTTTGCTCCTGGATAGTGTTGGGAGCCGGTGGTTGGTATTTATTACTCAATACTTCGCTACGAGGATAGGAAGTAGGGCAGTGCCCGCCCGCACTGAAGCATCTGGCTCCAAGTAAGTTTTTACTTACTTATATACATAATGTAACGAAAAATAAAATTTTCGCATCATTTTTTTGAAAATAAGCGATCAGTTCAGTACATATTGTCTTTTGTCGTGATTGGACACCAGCGAGAATTGAATAGGGTGTGGAACAATATATCCCGTGCAGCAGGTGTGCCGATTTGTTTTAGCAGATATGCGGCGTAAAAGCGGTTGTAGCGATTTTCGTCTTCGAGCATTGTCGCCAGTGCTTCAACTGCAATATCGCCCGATTCCCCAAATTTTGCGAGGGTGAGGGCTGCGTTGCGGCGCACGCGATAGTCTTCATCGCCAAGTGCTTCTGTCAGATCAGAGCGTAGATCTGAGGAGAAATTACCGATTGCGCCCAGGGCTTCGATTGCATTGCGGCGCACCCACCAGTGATTGTCTTTCATCGCCGTTCTTAAAGCGGGCGCAGATGCAACCGCGTTTGATCCCATACGTCCCAATACATTGGCTGCAACCGCTCGTATCCACCAGTGATGGTCTGATAATGTTTTTGTGAGGGCGGGGACTGCGGGTTTTCCGATGGATGCGAGGGATAGAGCCGCGCATCCGCTCGTGGGATTTGTTCCATGGGCATTGTCCGGTGTTTTGGCTTCTGTTTCCTCAATTGTTGCGAGTGTTTCTTCTCGCATGGCGGCGATGAGTTCAGGTACGGCTTCTGCGCCAAATTCAGCGAGTTTATACGCCGCGTCCAGTCGTTCACATTCCGGTCCATTCTTCAGGACGCGAATTGAATTTTTTAGATTGCTATCTGGTGTCTCGCGTTCTTTTTGCGTGTTTCCACACATCCAGTTCCATACGTCTTCTGATATGGCTGGATGCCGATCTTCAATGCCGGGGGACCACACGCGGCTCTGATGATTCCATGTGGGTTTTTGCGGTTCCTGTGTGCGGGCAAATTGGAATTTCAGCATGTATCGTTTTTTGGTGCTTATATTCTCGGTTGCGCGGTGCCAGGAGTCGAAGTGAATTAGTGCTACAGTGCCCGCAGGCCCACAAAATGCGCGAGCTTTTTCTTTTGTTTGTGCGGGATCTACATCGCTGATGGTTTTATAGATTTGCATGCCGGGCAATACACCCGAAGGTCCCATGTCCTCAGTTGTGTCCTGTGGAAAATAAAAAGCGAGCAGCCAGTAGAATTTCGGGTGTCGCAAATTGTGATCATAGACATAGCAGTCTTTGTGCCATTGCTGTCCGTTTCGCCCCGGGGGATTCAGGTGACAATGTCGATGGGGGTTCAAGATGTATCCCGGTCCCAGTAAGCTGGTCAGTGCCCCTTTTACGTTGGGGTGTTCAAATACCTGCCCGATCTGCGGTATCCGGGGCAATATGTTATTGCCGGGGTTGCCCTCTTTTTCAAAGACGGTCTCGATCTGATCGTAGATATTCGCGTGGAATGAGGGCGGATAATCCGCGTGGACTGTCATGCATCCATCCACGATAAATCGCTGTACCTCTTCATCATTCAATAACCGCATTGGATCTGCCATGGTGGGTCTCCTCAACTGAAAATTTCCACAAATTTCGCAACGCTCGCCCTGAATCCGTCTTCAAAGGTGCCGCCTTTGGGGCGATAGACGCTTTCGTAAGAGATTGCGCCCGCATATCCATCGCGTTTGAGCGCGTTTGCAATGGGTTCCAGGTAGGGCCCCACATCGCCTTCGCCCAGGGGATAGAATCCAACGGTCGCACGCGATATATCGGCTTTTGCGTCTTTAATGTGGATATGGCCGATGTAATCGCGAATTTCATTGTAGGCATCGGGAAAGGGGATATCTGTACAGTACATTGTGTTGGGAATATCCCACAGGAGTTTGAGGTGGGAGCTACCCAATTCGTCGATCAATTTTCGCGCCAGAAAGCCCGATGTTATCATGGCATTATTGCCCGTTTCAACGACGAGTGTCATACCTTCTTCTTCGGCTATTTGGACGGGTACAACCATCAGTTTCACCAGTTTATCCCATGCACCAGCGGTGACAATCCAATCTTCTGCGCCGTTGTACCCAAATAGGATCATTTCTTTTTTGCAACTCATAATTCTGACAATATTTGTCCCGAGGGTTTTTGCAAGTTCAATACACCGCCGCAATCCCGATACATGATCCTCAAATACGGGATCTCCTATTTCGGTCTGCAATACGGGCAGGCCGCCAAAGTTGTGCCGCGAGATGCATGAGACTTCCATGGCGTGCTGATTGAGTAGTGTCTTCATACGCGCCACTTGCCCGGCGTCGTGATCCCCCACTTCTCGATCCCATACAAACTGGAGTTCGGGATATCTCAGTCCGTATTCCGCCATGACATTCAACGCGTGTTCAAAATCCCTGCTGATTCCATCTGTAATTACACCGAGTTTCACAAGTAATCTCCTTATACCTCACCGCTTTTTTACTTCAATATCCAGCATATTTTCAAAAATTTTGATGATGGCCCAGTTCGCTTCTTCGGGGTTTACGCTGATGCCTGCTTGAAACCACTCCGCAGCCGATGAGAGTGTGAACAGGGGCACGCCACATTCGCGTCCCAGTGTTTTTGCGATTCCGAGGTCTTTGTACATCGTGCCAATGCGGCTTTGGCCGACAAAATTTCGTTCCAGGATGTTTTGCGTTGTGTCCCGAAATAAGAAGCTGCCGACCACACTCGTGTTGATGACTTCGTAGAGGGTTTCGGCTTTTACACCGGCTTTTACGCCCAGTGATAGGGTTTCGAAGATGCCCGCATAGGTTACGCCTGTCAAGACAGCCAGACACGCTTTCACGGTTTGTCCGGCTCCGATTTCTTCGCCGACGTGGTAGATATTTTCTCCGACTGCGTTGAGAACTTCTGTCGCGTCCTCAAAAATATCTCGCTGTGCTGCTACCATCATTGTCAGTGTGCCAGCCGCTGCGCCGGGTGCGCCACCGCTTACCGGGGCGTCTATGATGCGAATATCTCTTTCTTCCAGGCATTGCGCGATTTCGACCAATTCCGACCGCAATATGGTTGCGGTACAGATAAATGTCGATCCTGGTTTCATGCTGTTCAACAAGCCATTGTTTAAGATTGCTTTAATTTGATCGCCGTTCATGACCATGACGAACACAAAGTCTGAGCGCTCGCCCACTTCACCTGCATTTTTGGCTGCATAAGCTCCCTGCTCGACAAATGGTTTCAATTGTTCGGGGCGCAAATCATATACGACAAGCTCATGTCCGTTCTTCAAGATGTTCGCAGCCATCCCGCTGCCCATATCTCCGACACCGATCAACCCAACACGCGCCATGTTTTTTCCTTTCGCATTTAAATTTAGTTTGCTAATTAACAATAAACTACTAAACTCCATTGGTCAAACTTACACTATGGGAGGTTTTCAATGGACAATATACATCTGAGATGGTGGGGGTGTGGTGCTTTTGACATTCTTTCGGGGGATGTCAATATCGCCATTGATCCGTATCTTTTCGGTGATAATCTAAAAGATGCCGAACCCATCTACGATTACATTTTTATCAGTCACGAGCATTTTGATCACTGTCATCCCAAGACCCTGACGAAATTGTGCCGGGGGGATCGCTTTAAAAAACTCTTTGTCAATATCGGTTGTATGACGCCAAATGAACCTGTTGACGAAAATTATGGCGACGCGGCTTTTTCCCGGGATTTGCCCATTAGCAAGCATATACCCGAGGAAAAAATCCAGGT
This DNA window, taken from Gemmatimonadota bacterium, encodes the following:
- a CDS encoding SDR family NAD(P)-dependent oxidoreductase; this encodes MSSKVAIVTGAGSGIGKYTTLAFLDAGYSVTLAGRREDPLKATVSEAGVDDSKTLVVPTDVGDPASVENLFARTKEKFGRLDVLFNNAGVGAPGVNLEDLTFEQWQTVVNTNLTGVFLCTQEAFKIMKDQTPRGGRIINNGSISAHVPRPNSAPYTATKHAVSGLTKSASLDGRKYDIACGQIDIGNAATDMTERMKRGVPQANGSTLVEPTMDVRGVAQAVLNMASLPLDANVQFMTIMATKMPYIGRG
- a CDS encoding DUF5916 domain-containing protein; the encoded protein is MIRACLLGLICIAICARPAESDDTAGIVKEITGDLAYVSGLNGAASLGSQLQMDNGSTLQVIKKLDDDVLVARVVEENGSPVKVADRIRVVTTQTSDDAPRAVYATRVDKGPKMDGRLDDPAWQNAKPIEGFVQRDPGYWVPSTERTTARIVYDQRKIYFGFECFDSEPHKIVANNMRRDSQLWGDDNVQILLDTYNDRQTGAFFFVNSLGAKRDLILSREGRTYNDDWDCIWEAKGHRDDKGWSVEVAIPFDQLRFKDEDDAVWGINLARFIARKTESTALMIGQRSTSPTQRYRTTDLAELRGLKSLKTRRVFQIKPYVLPGAVRDLQAEDPSVQETFESGVDLRYGLTPNMILDLSYNTDFAQVEGDQEEVNLTQFSQFFPEKREFFLEGSTLFDFGEAATRRGGDSRPPTILFYSRRIGLESGEPVPILLGSKLAGKAGKTSIGALNVLTDSKTLQDDTFVQRSNFSVLRLKHDVMARSNIGAIVVNKQTPIPGSGWDQYNRAAGLDFSFSPSNALNFQGFYAKTWDSAEDAPTGAAGFLQATYSGGIYSSTLKYVDIGEHFLPKAGFVNRRAGLQRLRRYEAQFRARIPANTNLIRYISTGPRFRLFTDPSDPINKIKFWDLQVSTYTRFNAGDWYRVEFARTHDVVERTFKPSKKRPDIIIPHGTYNFTKFRTGPYPSRSRKVRPEFDIEIGNYYTGKRYKLSLENTFTPSGKLSLETDYEVNWLRLPQGNFNIQILSNRLIYSFSTDFYVKLFAQWNNDREQASVNVLLNYRFRPGSDIYFVYDQGFDVTYGHNLDDRDPLREWGERNRAVLIKVSYMLGM
- a CDS encoding HEAT repeat domain-containing protein, which produces MADPMRLLNDEEVQRFIVDGCMTVHADYPPSFHANIYDQIETVFEKEGNPGNNILPRIPQIGQVFEHPNVKGALTSLLGPGYILNPHRHCHLNPPGRNGQQWHKDCYVYDHNLRHPKFYWLLAFYFPQDTTEDMGPSGVLPGMQIYKTISDVDPAQTKEKARAFCGPAGTVALIHFDSWHRATENISTKKRYMLKFQFARTQEPQKPTWNHQSRVWSPGIEDRHPAISEDVWNWMCGNTQKERETPDSNLKNSIRVLKNGPECERLDAAYKLAEFGAEAVPELIAAMREETLATIEETEAKTPDNAHGTNPTSGCAALSLASIGKPAVPALTKTLSDHHWWIRAVAANVLGRMGSNAVASAPALRTAMKDNHWWVRRNAIEALGAIGNFSSDLRSDLTEALGDEDYRVRRNAALTLAKFGESGDIAVEALATMLEDENRYNRFYAAYLLKQIGTPAARDILFHTLFNSRWCPITTKDNMY
- a CDS encoding sugar phosphate isomerase/epimerase; its protein translation is MKLGVITDGISRDFEHALNVMAEYGLRYPELQFVWDREVGDHDAGQVARMKTLLNQHAMEVSCISRHNFGGLPVLQTEIGDPVFEDHVSGLRRCIELAKTLGTNIVRIMSCKKEMILFGYNGAEDWIVTAGAWDKLVKLMVVPVQIAEEEGMTLVVETGNNAMITSGFLARKLIDELGSSHLKLLWDIPNTMYCTDIPFPDAYNEIRDYIGHIHIKDAKADISRATVGFYPLGEGDVGPYLEPIANALKRDGYAGAISYESVYRPKGGTFEDGFRASVAKFVEIFS
- a CDS encoding NAD(P)-dependent oxidoreductase is translated as MARVGLIGVGDMGSGMAANILKNGHELVVYDLRPEQLKPFVEQGAYAAKNAGEVGERSDFVFVMVMNGDQIKAILNNGLLNSMKPGSTFICTATILRSELVEIAQCLEERDIRIIDAPVSGGAPGAAAGTLTMMVAAQRDIFEDATEVLNAVGENIYHVGEEIGAGQTVKACLAVLTGVTYAGIFETLSLGVKAGVKAETLYEVINTSVVGSFLFRDTTQNILERNFVGQSRIGTMYKDLGIAKTLGRECGVPLFTLSSAAEWFQAGISVNPEEANWAIIKIFENMLDIEVKKR